The DNA sequence CCCGGAGTGAAGGCGGGACCGATTCCGTAGAGCGGCACATTGCGCTCATCATTCCCTGTCCCACCGTGGTTGCCGTCCGTATTCATGCCATGATCAGACGTCACGATGATGGTATAGCCTTCTTCCATCCAAATCGGCAGCACCTGCGCAAGAATCGTGTCCACGGCGATAACAGAGCCGCGATATTGCTTGGAGTCAGAGCCGAACAGATGACCCGCGTTGTCCACCCCCATCGAGTGAACGTAGAGAAAATGAGGGTCCACTTCGCGCCGCAGCGCCTCCCCATCTATGATCAGATGAGAATCCGGATAATTGTCGTCAAAATAAAAGCGTCCGTACTGAATTGCTTTTTCCGCGTCATTCTGGAAGCGGTCCTCGACAAAATGAAAAGGAGCCCGATTGTACAACTCACTTACCCAATAGTAGGCGGCTGCCGCATTTCGCAGCCCATGCTCCTTCGTTAAATGAAAGATGCTTTTTTGACCAGAGAGACGGACGGCTTGATTCGATGTAATGCCGTTTACCGAGCTCGGGGTTCCGGTCAAAAGAACCTCGTATAACGGGCGGGAGAGACTAGGCAGCTCTGATTGGACCAGATAGCGAGCTGCCTTTCCCTTTTCAACGAGATGATTGAGATAGCCCATTTGCGTAATGGCTGCCTGGTATTGCATACCGTCCACTACCACCACGATTACCTTGTTCCTTTCCATCCCTGACTCCCCCCACTTATTTCGCATGAATCAAAACTTGCTCTTCCCACATTTGCGGCAATTTCTTTGCAGTCTCTTCCCACGCCTTTTGATCCTTGACAGGCTTGGCATCCTTGTATTGATCGGCCGGAATCATTTTCTTCGCCACGTCTTCTGGCAGTTTCACACTTTCACGGATTGGGCGGGCATAGCCTTTGGCTAAATTGATCTGGCCTGCATCACTGAGGATGTACTCACGTGTCAGCATGGCGGCGTGCGGGTGCGGTGCATATTTGTTGATGATAGTGGCATAGCCGCTGACGACAGTACCACCTCCTGGAATGTTCACGTCAAATCGGGTCGGATCAATTTGATCGCGATAGGAGAGGGCATTGAAGTCCCACAAGAGGGCTACGGTTACTTCCCCTTTTTCGATCGTCGCCATGTTCATCTCACCTAGCGAAAGACGTCCTTGTTTGGCCAAGTCCGCAAAGAAGTCGATCCCTGGCTGGATGTTCGTTTCATCTCCACCGTGCGCAATCGCAGCTGCCAGGACGGACATTTGAGACTGTGCCGCTTTTGTTACGTCGCCAATCGCTATCTTGTAATCACCATTTTTAATGTCATCCCAAGATTTTGGTGGGTTTTTGACCAATTGTTTGTTCGCCAAGACGGAAATGGCTCCTTGGTAACCAACAATCCAGTGCCCGTCCTTGTCTTTTGCCCATTCGGGAATCTCGTCCCAGTAGGAGGTTTTGTACGGCTGGGTTACCCCTTTTGCCACCGCTACAGGTCCAAAAGCGATACCGACGTCGCCGATGTCTGCCGTTGGATTGTTCTTCTCCGCTTCAAATTTGGCGATCTCCTCAGAGCTGCTCATGTCGGTGTCGGTGTGTTTCAAGCTGTACTTGGTCTCCATGTCCTTCCAAGTCCCTACCCAGTTGGCCCAGGAGTCAGGCATCCCTACGCTCACGACGCTTCCCTCTTCTTTTGCCTTATTCTCGATGTCCGCTAGTGTCAATGGTTGGGCAGGTGGTGTTTCTCCTTGCGCGTTGGTTCCTTGTTGATTTTGGTTGCCTGATCCTGTGGAATTCGTCGAACATCCTGTCATGACAGCGGCGACGAGTAACACTCCTGCAGCACCTGCAAATAGAGAACGTCTTTCCAGCCATTTGCCTTTCATCACGATGAGCACCTCCAGAGAATTTGTGGTTTCTTCTTTTATAAATACTGCAATCTACAAAATTCTTGTTGTTTCTTAACCGTTGTTACTTAATTATATGTTTCTTAAATATAGGCATACAATTGTTTTTGTTTAAATCTTTCGTTAATTGATCGTAAAGAAAAGCACAAAAAACTGGCGTTCGATTTGAACACCAGTTTGAATAGGCAATCCTTTCCGGATACGCTTTCAGGTAGCTGCTCATGAGCGTGGGCATGTAATGCGTACAGTAAAATTCCGCCCCTGAAATAACGAATGAACCAGAAGGATGATCAAGCTGTTTAAAGTCATCCTCCAGTTCATGCATAACCCCAAAGAGGCGATCAACATGGTAGGCAAGTAGCTTTCCGGCCGGTGTCCTGAACGCGCTTCTACCTGACTTTTCAAATAAAAAAGCTGCCTGGTCTCCCAGACAGCTTTGCCTACATATGTTTGGTTCGATTGAATTTCTTTTGATAGTAGACGGAAAAACCGACAATCACCGGTACTAACAAGATCGTGGGGATAAACCATACGATCGGATGTACCGAGCTTACCCCTAACAACCTCGGAGCGCCAAAAACGGTAAAAGCAGTAATAGTCGCGATGCAGCAGCCCAGCATCCCCCCTAAATGCTCCATCCACCAATGCATTTTCTTTGCGGGAGGGCGGAGCCAGTAAAGTAGCTGTGATGCCCCCAGCATGATGCCGATCAGCGGGAACCACGTAATCAGCGTAAATCCGATGATCGTTCCGTAGATGGAAATACAGACTCCCGAGATGAGCATCAATGCGGGGAAAAGCAAATCCAACCACTGGCGATGCCCCGTTTTGCGATTCTTATAGCGCAGTACTCGCAGACCGTACCAGGCAGTCGCCGAGCTCAGAATGGCGATAAAGATCAGGAACCAGGCAAATGCTACCGACTCAACTGTCCCTTCAGGATCAAAGCCGATCCTCCAGATGCCCATGAACAGCGCGGAGATAGCCACTACTGCCATCGCCCCGACGTATATCCAGCCTACCCGGATATGTGCTTTGCCTCCCTTTTTCGTCACAATCGGAATCCAGAAGACAGCCAATGCGGTAAATCCTGCGATGATGTGCAAAACCTTGAAGAGCGAGTAAAAGAACATCGAGCTTCCCCCCTTCTTTTTATCCCTTCGACAATGTCTGATACATGATCTGAAACACATCTTCTGCCCCAAATGTTTTCAGATCAGGAGAAACAACTGTCTGCACGCGAATGCCATACGTCAGAATCGTAAACAGGGTCGCTGTTTTTTCAGCATCGAGACTTTCGGGAATCACTCCGTTTTTTTGACCCAGCTCAATCCATTCCTGCGAGTTTTGAACACTGCGTTCATAGATCGTGGTCAGCATCTCACCGATCGTCGGGTCGTCTTTTTTGCTCAGCAAATAAATAAAGATGAGATTCGTGACATCTTTCGGATCATGGATGTGACGCAAGGCCTCCGATATAGCTGCCAGCGGACTGTGTAAATTATGCTCACCCTGCTCTACTTTTTCATAAAATTTGGCGCCAATGCGCTCCAAGCGTTTTCTCAGCAGCAATCCCAAGAGCTCATCTTTACTTTTGACATAATGGTAAATGGCCCCCTTAGACAGCCCTGAACGCTTGATGATGTCCTGCAAAGTGGTTTGGTGGCATCCCTTTTCCTCGATCAATTCCTCGGTTATGGATAGCAGCAGCTGGAAGCTTTGATTTTGATGAATCGATTGCATAGTTCCTCCTGTTTCATAAGACGTCAGCATTACAATCTAACCCTTTATCTCAACTATACAAACCGTCGGTCGGTTTGTCAATTTTTACATCTCTTTTCCTGCAAAAAAAGACTGCGGCACTTCAGCAGTCTTTTGCTCTCCTTATTCCTAGCCTTTAGCTCTCCAAAATTTTGTAGTAGAAGACAGAAACGTCCAGCTTGCCATCGGCTGACTCCGCGTAATGTGGTATCTTCCCCGCTTCGGTGTACCCCATCGATTGGTACAGCAGATTGGAAGGATCCCCTTCCCGTGTATCCAGCACCAGCAGCGTCCGTTTTTCCTGTCTGGCCTTTGCCTCAGCCTGGAGCATCAGGGAGCGACCTATTCCTTTGCGTTGTTGGGACGGATGAATCATCAGCTTGGCAATTTCTGCACGGTGCAGCCCATTTTGCTTAGCACAGAGGTGTAACTGGATGCTTCCGACCACGTTACCATCCTGGCGTGCCACCCATACTCTCACGTGATCTCCCAGCACGGTCGACCAGTACACTCGCGCCACATGTTGATCCAACGGGGGCAAAAATCCGATGGAGGCCCCATCTCCCACGACATCTACCAATAACCGCGTCAATCCGTTTGCATCCTCTGTACTCAGTTCTGTGATTTCCTCCAAAACCAGTTCGGTTGACATATCGACACTCCCCTTAGCTTTTTGGGAAAATAAATAGAGTTCTCTCTCTTCTTACTATAAGGGAGGAGTTTCTAAAAGCAAGTGCAAATGTCAGATTTCCTGACATTCATTATATAGGTGGAGGCTGACGCCGTCGTGATCATCAAACGGATTCCAAAAGAAGAAACATGGGAGCTTCGTCATACAGTCCTGTGGCCTGACAAGGATCTTTCGTTCGTACAAATGAGAGAGGATGACAATGGCCTTCATTTCGGTCTCTATGAAGACCAGGAGCTCGTCAGCGTCCTCTCTCTATTCGTGAATGGCCACGATGCCCAATTTAGAAAATTTGCTACCCTGCCTAGTGAGCAAGGAAAAGGATACGGCAGCCTTTTATTGCATCATGTCCTCCTCGAGGCAGCGAGTCTTGGAGCAACACGCATCTGGTGCAACGCACGAGCTACGAAATCGGGATTTTACGAGAGGTTCGGCCTGCAAAAAACAACAAAGGAACCCTTTGAAAAGAATGGGCTCCTCTTCTTCGTGATGGAAATCCAACTGATCTAATTAGGGACGATAACCATACATGGAAAAAATGAAGAGCAAACAGAAAAAGACAACCCCTGAGGGGATCAGACTGAGGACAATTCCTACTTTTTTTGCGGTTCCGCTCGTCTGGGTAAACCACCGATAGTAGTTGAACAAGAGGATCAGTAAAAACGGTAGGAAATAAAAACCGATCAAGGATGATACCCAGTCACTGTTTGCATCCCAAAACGTATTTGGTACAGGTATGGTATGAAATTGTCGATAGATCTCTTCTTTTCTCATGATAAACACGAAAGATAGGACAAGGTAATAAATGGTGATGATCATTTTGAGCCACAGCTGAAAACCTTTTGTCGTCCATGTGATCATAAAAATAATGCCTAGCAAAAACCATAAAGCCATGTATTCCATGTGAATCCCTCCTAAGAAGGGATTATATGTATATTCCCTGAAGCGAATAAGTACCAACTTTTTCTGGTACCTCCCTTTCGCTTGCAAGAGTCGACAAATTTTGGAATACTCCCTATAATGAACATGTGGAGAAGCAACTCTCTATCATTTGTAGGAGATGGTTACGATTACATACGCTCTATCCTTTCTACTGTCGTTTTGTATCGTGCTGGTGTTGATCCCACCTTTGGGAAAATTGGCTTTTCGGCTTGATTTTGTGGACAAGCCTCGTAAAGATGTGGAACGAAAAATACATCGCGAACCGATTCCGCTGACTGCCAGCTATGCGATCTTTATCGGGTTCGCTGCGTCCTTTCTGCTCTTTTCAAAAGAATCCACCTTACAAACAGTGGCTGTTCTGGCCGGATCTGCGCTACTCCTGGTGATTGGCACCATCGATGACTGGTACAAGACACAAGGAAAAGACTTCTCGGCATTACCTAAAATGCTCGTTCAAATTTCGGCAGCCGTGATCGTCTACTGGTCTGGCATCACGTTCTCCGGCTTTTACAACCCGTTTAGCGGCGAATATATTTTGCTCCCGGTCTGGCTTCAGTTCTTTTTGACCATTTTATGGATTTTCGGTGTGACGACCGTCATCAATTTTTCTGACGGGATGGATGGGCTGGCAGGTGGCCTTTCGGCGATCTCCGCCGGGACGTTGTTCGTCGTCGCCGTGGCAAAAGGACAGAGCACCTCTGCCGTGATGGCCATCAGTCTGATCGGGGTCGCACTCGCTTACTTGCGCTACAACAAGCCTCCCGCCAAAATCTTCATGGGAGATGCCGGAGCCACATTCCTCGGGTTTATTCTCGCCGTGATTGCACTCGATGGGGCTTTCAAGCAGGCAACCGTGCTGTCGTTGTTTATCCCAATTCTCGCTCTCGGTGTACCCATCTTTGATAATCTATTTGTCGTTACGAAACGCTTCATGCAAGGCAAGCCGATCTATCAGGCAGACGCCAGTCAGGTGCACTATCGCCTGCTGCGGACGGGATTGAATCCAAAGCAAGTCGTTGCCTTCCTCTGCTTGATCAGCGTATGCTTTAGTCTGACATCGATCATATTGCTGCTGCTTGGCGTATAAACGAAAAAATGCCGTTGGGTCCTTTGCCCGCGGCATTTTTTGTTGGTGTCTCACATATTGAATTGGTTTTATGACTGTGGTACGCCCGCTGACTCGACTGCCTGTTCCAGTTGCTTTTTGTATTTCAGGCAAGCTTCGCAACGTCTGCTCTTGCGTCCAAATGCCGTGTAGTACTTGCTCTTTTTGCAGGAGCGGCAAGTGATGTACAAGGAGCTGGAAAGATTGTAGTTTTCCTCTGGCGTATTTTTTGCCAGATGCACCTGCTTGTTAAACTTGATCAAAAGATGAGCGGTATGTATCGCATCTACCAGAGCGGAATGGAGCCTTCCTTCCTGAACAATCCCGGCAGCATCAATGGCATCCTTTAGACTCATTTGCTTGCGGTCTGCCAACATCATGCTGATCGGCGGCTGAATATCGTTGTAGTTGCGCATCCAGCTAAAGTCAAGTCCAAAGCGTGCGCAATGTTCAATCATCAGGCGCTTGTCATCCATGCCCCACGTGCTCAAATAATAGTCCTGGTCGTCTCCAATCCACTCCAGGAAAGAAGCAAAAGCGGTACGGAACGGAATGAACGTCGGCATGTTTTCTTTATCCAAACCGATGAACTTACGGGTACGTTCGGTAATTCTTCTTTCGATGGCGGGAAAGGTATATCGTTGAAAAGTATCCACCTCTACCCCATTCTTGCCAGTCACGACCTTAGCGGCTCCGATCTCGATAATTTCCGGTATCTTATCTTTTTGATGAGTTAGAGTCGTTTCTAGGTCAAATACAATGATTTGCATGATCGTTTCACATCCTGAGCGTATTCCTTCTATTTTCTATTATGACAGGGATAGAGCATGAAAACAAAACGAATCCTCGTTTTTTTCCCTAATACCATGCCAAGCACGCAAGAAAGCCGGGATTGGCTCCCGGCGTCTCGTTTGATTATAGGACAGATGCTCTCAACGTCTCGATCTGCTGTTGCAAATAAAACGGATAGTTTGCAATCTCACTCGCTTACCCTCGCTTCAAGACAGGAAGCTTAATGTGGCTCGGATACTGACCGTTATGATAAATGCTCTGCTCGGCAATGACCGTCTCTGTATCGGTCGCCAAATCATTTCCCGTATTCGGATTCGGGAAGGAGAAGTTCTCAGCACCAGAGGTTACAGAGACGCGGATGCGGTGACCTTTTTGGAAAACATTGGCGATCTTGGTCATGCGAATCTCATAGCGCTCGATCTGTCCGGGAACCAGCAGCTGTGGATCTTGGAACGAGTGACGATAACGTGCACAGATGATGCCGTCAGAGAGGCGTATCGAATTGCCTTCTTCATCCACATCGCACAGCCGCACCAACCAATCCGTGTCACGCGCCGAGCTAGCTGCATAGAGGACGGCAGAAATTTCCCCAGCAATGACCACTTCTTCTTCCAACGGCTCGGTGGTGTAGACGAGAACATCTTCCCGCTTCTCTACCTCCCGATAATTTTCTGGTACGCTGTTCTCGTTTTCCGACAGATCCAGCAAATAAGGTGCTGCGTCCAGCGGATCGTACTGGTAGGTATCCACTGGCTGATCATCTGGCTCAATTAAGCTCAATGCCCCGTCACCACCGCTCGTATTGGCTTGTCCGCCACTGCTGAGGTACAGATTGGTCACGGTCGCTTCTGCTGGCGGCCAGGTCTGGGAGGTCTTCCATTCGTTTTCTCCCACCATGTAATACTCCACGCGCGGCTCTTGGTCCACTCCATTTTGTATACCTTTCAAATAGCGATCAAACCAGCGCAGCTGTGTCACATCCAAATCGTACCGAATGGCGTTGTTTCCAAATGGCACATGATGAATCTCCCGCGTCGTATTTGCCTTGTGGTACCACGGCCCGAGAATGAGTCGCGCATGCTCCGGTGCATTTCGGGAGATGACTTCCCACGATTCGCTCGTCCCCATGCCATTGTCGTCATACCAGCCGGATACCAAGAGAGAAGGTACCTTTACCAAATCAGCATGCCGCTTCCAGTCGGACTCGCCCCAGAACTCGTCGCCATCCGGATGCTCCATCCATTTGGTCCAAAACGGGATTTCCTTGCCCAGCACTTTTTGGGGAATCTCCTTGATCGGACGTACCTTGATCACATCACTCCAGTCATCCCGAAAAAGAGCCGATACATTCCGACGTTTTTCGGCCATCATAAAGATCCACGACAGACCGCCCAGGATCGTTCCCCCTTTGCGCGGAATATCCACATAAGGTGTACCGACCGTCACATAGCTGAATATCGCCTTCAGGTGAGGGTTTCCGCTAGAAGCTGCTGCCCACTGCACATAGCCGACGTACGAGCCGCCAAGCATCCCGACATTGCCATCCGACCAATCCTGACTCGCGATCCAGGTGAGGCTGTCGTCGCCATCGTTACGCTCATGAACGAGCGGAACCCACTCACCCTCGGAATCTTCACGTCCGCGTGTATCCTGCACGACCAGCGCATAGCCACGAGCCACAAACGGCAGTCGGCGGAAAATGGCATCCATCCGGCCGTAAGGAGTGCGCATGAAAATGGTCGGTACCCGCTGCCCTTCCTGCAATCCTGCCGGCAACCATACCTCTGTCGCCAAACGAATTCCGTCTCTCATCTCCACATCGTGTCTGCCCAGACGTAAGACGCCGTAGCTCGCTTGGGACAGCAGTGGGTCTTGCCACAGCTTGAGCGGAGTCAGGTCTTCCCACCCCGTTTTTACCAACACGACGCTATCGCCACGACCTGTCAGCACAAATGCGATTACCTCGTTGTCACAAATGATCAAATCGATCGGTTGTGATGCTTCACGAACAGCCCAGACCCACGCTTGTTTCTGCTCTCCTTCTACGATTCCATCGATCCGCACATGACGCTGGTAGTGATCCCCGCTCTGTGGAAAGACGACTTCCTCACGATCCCAGTCGATCTGCTTCCATTCCACGAGCTTTTTGCTCAGGTCTGAGAGAGGCAGCTCGTAGCCTGCTTCATCCTCAGTCAGCTGTTCAAATGGACCATCGGCTGCACGGTCCTCCCAGCCTATAATCCGTTCCCAGACTTCCCCATCAGCAAAGCGAATGTCGGCCACCTGGATACCAGATTGATAATAGCCAAAGGTTGTTCCTTCGTTCTGAGTGTACGCCATCTGCGATACCTCCTGTTTCCTGATCCTACTTCCACACTTCCTGATAGACTCTGAGGAAATTGCCACCGAGGATGCCTTCGATTTCTTCGTCCTTATAGCCTCGCTTCATCAGCTCACGCGTAATTTCTGGCAGCGATACATGGCCTTTTACTACGTCAAACGGCATTTCTTTTGCTTTTGCAATCTTGTCCAACGGCAAGTACTTGGTCAAGTCATCACATAGATCAAGCCCTAGCCCAATGTACTTGGCTCCGACAAGGTTTTTCATGTAATCGACGTGATCGATTAGCCTCTCCAACGTCGCCTCCGCGCTGCTATTGGCTGCAAACATACTGAAAGCATTCAAGCCAATGAGGCCGTCTTTTAATGCAATCGCTTTGATCTGATCATCTGTCAGGTTGCGCATTGTCGGTACCAGACTTCGGCTGTTGGAGTGGGAAGCGATCACGGGCTTTTCCGAGACCTCCATCACGTCCCAGAATCCTTCATCATTCAAATGGCTCACATCGATGACGATCCCCAGTTTTTCTGCTTCCTCAATCAAGCGCACGCCAAAATCGGTTATGCCCCCTTTTTTCCCTTCCCGCACCGGGGCAAAAAAGCTACCGTCCCCAGCAAAGTTGCGGCGGCTCCAAACCAGCCCCATCATGCGTACCCCGAGCTCGTAAAAGACGCGCAAGAGACTCAGGTCGTTATGAAGCGGCTCTGCCCCTTCCAGAGACAGGATGAAGGACACTTTTTGTTCCTCTCTCGCCCGGTGGAGATCTTCCAGGTTTTTGGCGATGACGATGAGCTCTGGAGATTCTGCTGCCTCCGCATGCAAGGCGCTGATTTGATTGAGTGCCTTGCGAAGACTCATTTCAGGTACGTAGGCATCCTCTACGAACACCGCTGCCACGATGGAATGCACCCCGCCCGCCTCAAACCGCGGCAAATAGTCTGTCTCGATCATTTTCGTACGACCGTACCCGCGCTGAATTTCCACATCCATCAACAGATCAAAATGTCCGTCCAATACGTGAACACTGTCATGAAACCGGCGAGCCTGTTCTCTGGTTACCTCTGCCATATCGGTTCATCTCCTTTTCAACGTGTAGGAATTAAATAAGCGCGTCTACGCTTATTCATTCCGGAGCGCATGACGAAGTGCCTCAGCGTCTGCTTCTGGCATCACTTCGGTATAACTTTCCGCTTAAACGCGGTCGCTCATCCATGTGCAAGCCTCGATAGAGGTTTTCTTACTGGGGGGTTTTCTTATCGAGATAGTTATAGATCGTGAACTTGGATACATCCAGCAAATCAGCGACGTGCTGCACTGCTCCTTTGATTAAAAAGAGACCCATTTCATCCAGCTGGTGGATAAATTGAATCTTGTCCTCTTTTTGCATCAGGGCGATCGGCTTAGCCGTCCGTTTCAGACAGTCGTCAATCATCTGCTCCATCAGATCCCCGACGGTAGGAGCAAAGCTTTCTTCCGCTTTTTCTTCGTCACGCTTGTCCTGAATCGCTATCATCGAGCCTATTACGGCCTGAGCCATTGAGAGATGAGTCATGTCCAGGTTAATGCACAAGCTGCCAATGACCTCACCTTGCTCATCCTTAATGTAGATCGAGCTGGATTTGATCTGCTTTCCTCTGATCGTGTCATTGCGGTAGTTGAGATCGAAAGCCTGCTCACTGACCTTTGCGCTGCGCAAAGACTGTAGAGCCAGATTCGTGACCGGCGAACCGATCTGTCTCCCACTGACATGCCCATTGTGAATGGCAATAATCGACGAGGAAATGTCGTCAGTCAAATCATGCAGAACGACTTCGCAATGCTCGCCAAACGTCCGCGCCAATCCTTCTACTACCGGAATGTAGCTCGCTAAAATTGGATGTGTCTTTTTCATAGATGCCTCGCTTTTCATTTCATAGAATCGCCCTGACAGATTAGGCAGGGCTCACTTCTACAATCATTTCGATTTCGATTGGGTTGTTAAATGGCAAGACAGACGTACCCGCCGCTGCACGTGCGTGCTTGCCTGCTTCCCCAAAAATCTCGATCAGAAAGTCAGACGCTCCGTTGATGACCCGGGGCTGTTCATAAAAATCAGGGGCGCTGCTGACGAGCGCGAACAGCTTGACGATCCGTGTGATTCGGTCCAGATCGCCAATCTCGCTTTTCAAAATAGCTAGCAGATTGAGTACGGTGACCTTTGCCGCCTCGTAGCCTTGTTCGATCGTCACGTCAGCTCCCAGTCTGCCCAGATACATCGGACTTCCGTTTACGTAGCAACCACCTCCGGATGTATAAATGACGTTGCCTGTCTGTACACAGGACACGTAATTGGCCATTGTCGGAGGGACTGGCGGCAATTCGTAGCCTAGCTCTTTTAAACGCTGTTCCACTCTAGACATTGAAGTTCACCTCGTCGTTTTCTTTGTGTTCTTTAACCATACTATTCCGAAGATTCTACTTCAACAATTTTTTGTATAACATAAAATTTATTTAAAGAACAAAAAAGCTGTGAGAGAGTACTGTCGTTGCCGTACTCTCTCACAGCTTGGTCCGAAAGTGTATGTCAATCTGCGTCCCTTCACCAACGGTCGATTGAACAAAAATTTGTCCGCCCATTTCCTCAACTAGTTGCTTACAGACGGATAATCCCATTCCTGTTCCCTTTTCTTTCGTCGTATAAAACGGTTCAAACAAATGCTTGATTCGTTTTTCCGGGATGCCACAGCCGTTGTCCTCGACACGAACCAGAACATGATTACCTGCTGGCCCCATTTGCAGGCTGACTCGGACCTCACCATTGGAATCGACCGCA is a window from the Brevibacillus choshinensis genome containing:
- a CDS encoding alkaline phosphatase family protein, translating into MERNKVIVVVVDGMQYQAAITQMGYLNHLVEKGKAARYLVQSELPSLSRPLYEVLLTGTPSSVNGITSNQAVRLSGQKSIFHLTKEHGLRNAAAAYYWVSELYNRAPFHFVEDRFQNDAEKAIQYGRFYFDDNYPDSHLIIDGEALRREVDPHFLYVHSMGVDNAGHLFGSDSKQYRGSVIAVDTILAQVLPIWMEEGYTIIVTSDHGMNTDGNHGGTGNDERNVPLYGIGPAFTPGVYEEAVPQLAVAPLICQLLGIPASEVMIRHSFPGVQG
- a CDS encoding 3'-5' exonuclease — protein: MQIIVFDLETTLTHQKDKIPEIIEIGAAKVVTGKNGVEVDTFQRYTFPAIERRITERTRKFIGLDKENMPTFIPFRTAFASFLEWIGDDQDYYLSTWGMDDKRLMIEHCARFGLDFSWMRNYNDIQPPISMMLADRKQMSLKDAIDAAGIVQEGRLHSALVDAIHTAHLLIKFNKQVHLAKNTPEENYNLSSSLYITCRSCKKSKYYTAFGRKSRRCEACLKYKKQLEQAVESAGVPQS
- a CDS encoding GNAT family N-acetyltransferase; translated protein: MIIKRIPKEETWELRHTVLWPDKDLSFVQMREDDNGLHFGLYEDQELVSVLSLFVNGHDAQFRKFATLPSEQGKGYGSLLLHHVLLEAASLGATRIWCNARATKSGFYERFGLQKTTKEPFEKNGLLFFVMEIQLI
- a CDS encoding DUF2306 domain-containing protein encodes the protein MFFYSLFKVLHIIAGFTALAVFWIPIVTKKGGKAHIRVGWIYVGAMAVVAISALFMGIWRIGFDPEGTVESVAFAWFLIFIAILSSATAWYGLRVLRYKNRKTGHRQWLDLLFPALMLISGVCISIYGTIIGFTLITWFPLIGIMLGASQLLYWLRPPAKKMHWWMEHLGGMLGCCIATITAFTVFGAPRLLGVSSVHPIVWFIPTILLVPVIVGFSVYYQKKFNRTKHM
- a CDS encoding CocE/NonD family hydrolase, producing MAYTQNEGTTFGYYQSGIQVADIRFADGEVWERIIGWEDRAADGPFEQLTEDEAGYELPLSDLSKKLVEWKQIDWDREEVVFPQSGDHYQRHVRIDGIVEGEQKQAWVWAVREASQPIDLIICDNEVIAFVLTGRGDSVVLVKTGWEDLTPLKLWQDPLLSQASYGVLRLGRHDVEMRDGIRLATEVWLPAGLQEGQRVPTIFMRTPYGRMDAIFRRLPFVARGYALVVQDTRGREDSEGEWVPLVHERNDGDDSLTWIASQDWSDGNVGMLGGSYVGYVQWAAASSGNPHLKAIFSYVTVGTPYVDIPRKGGTILGGLSWIFMMAEKRRNVSALFRDDWSDVIKVRPIKEIPQKVLGKEIPFWTKWMEHPDGDEFWGESDWKRHADLVKVPSLLVSGWYDDNGMGTSESWEVISRNAPEHARLILGPWYHKANTTREIHHVPFGNNAIRYDLDVTQLRWFDRYLKGIQNGVDQEPRVEYYMVGENEWKTSQTWPPAEATVTNLYLSSGGQANTSGGDGALSLIEPDDQPVDTYQYDPLDAAPYLLDLSENENSVPENYREVEKREDVLVYTTEPLEEEVVIAGEISAVLYAASSARDTDWLVRLCDVDEEGNSIRLSDGIICARYRHSFQDPQLLVPGQIERYEIRMTKIANVFQKGHRIRVSVTSGAENFSFPNPNTGNDLATDTETVIAEQSIYHNGQYPSHIKLPVLKRG
- a CDS encoding TetR/AcrR family transcriptional regulator; translated protein: MQSIHQNQSFQLLLSITEELIEEKGCHQTTLQDIIKRSGLSKGAIYHYVKSKDELLGLLLRKRLERIGAKFYEKVEQGEHNLHSPLAAISEALRHIHDPKDVTNLIFIYLLSKKDDPTIGEMLTTIYERSVQNSQEWIELGQKNGVIPESLDAEKTATLFTILTYGIRVQTVVSPDLKTFGAEDVFQIMYQTLSKG
- a CDS encoding GNAT family N-acetyltransferase, yielding MSTELVLEEITELSTEDANGLTRLLVDVVGDGASIGFLPPLDQHVARVYWSTVLGDHVRVWVARQDGNVVGSIQLHLCAKQNGLHRAEIAKLMIHPSQQRKGIGRSLMLQAEAKARQEKRTLLVLDTREGDPSNLLYQSMGYTEAGKIPHYAESADGKLDVSVFYYKILES
- a CDS encoding MraY family glycosyltransferase, giving the protein MVTITYALSFLLSFCIVLVLIPPLGKLAFRLDFVDKPRKDVERKIHREPIPLTASYAIFIGFAASFLLFSKESTLQTVAVLAGSALLLVIGTIDDWYKTQGKDFSALPKMLVQISAAVIVYWSGITFSGFYNPFSGEYILLPVWLQFFLTILWIFGVTTVINFSDGMDGLAGGLSAISAGTLFVVAVAKGQSTSAVMAISLIGVALAYLRYNKPPAKIFMGDAGATFLGFILAVIALDGAFKQATVLSLFIPILALGVPIFDNLFVVTKRFMQGKPIYQADASQVHYRLLRTGLNPKQVVAFLCLISVCFSLTSIILLLLGV
- a CDS encoding ABC transporter substrate-binding protein, translated to MKGKWLERRSLFAGAAGVLLVAAVMTGCSTNSTGSGNQNQQGTNAQGETPPAQPLTLADIENKAKEEGSVVSVGMPDSWANWVGTWKDMETKYSLKHTDTDMSSSEEIAKFEAEKNNPTADIGDVGIAFGPVAVAKGVTQPYKTSYWDEIPEWAKDKDGHWIVGYQGAISVLANKQLVKNPPKSWDDIKNGDYKIAIGDVTKAAQSQMSVLAAAIAHGGDETNIQPGIDFFADLAKQGRLSLGEMNMATIEKGEVTVALLWDFNALSYRDQIDPTRFDVNIPGGGTVVSGYATIINKYAPHPHAAMLTREYILSDAGQINLAKGYARPIRESVKLPEDVAKKMIPADQYKDAKPVKDQKAWEETAKKLPQMWEEQVLIHAK
- a CDS encoding dipeptidase, with translation MAEVTREQARRFHDSVHVLDGHFDLLMDVEIQRGYGRTKMIETDYLPRFEAGGVHSIVAAVFVEDAYVPEMSLRKALNQISALHAEAAESPELIVIAKNLEDLHRAREEQKVSFILSLEGAEPLHNDLSLLRVFYELGVRMMGLVWSRRNFAGDGSFFAPVREGKKGGITDFGVRLIEEAEKLGIVIDVSHLNDEGFWDVMEVSEKPVIASHSNSRSLVPTMRNLTDDQIKAIALKDGLIGLNAFSMFAANSSAEATLERLIDHVDYMKNLVGAKYIGLGLDLCDDLTKYLPLDKIAKAKEMPFDVVKGHVSLPEITRELMKRGYKDEEIEGILGGNFLRVYQEVWK